A portion of the Victivallis lenta genome contains these proteins:
- a CDS encoding replication-associated recombination protein A, whose product MEENLFNLDETEEAASAAEPAAAPGADMPLAARLRPRKLSEYIGQTHLLGEGQLLRRAIDADRFSSIILSGPPGTGKTSLAEVVARLSNSEFVRLSGVTSSVADVRKAIAGAVTRRRISGRKTILFVDEIHRFSRSQQDSLLPDVENGNVRLIGATTHNPQFYVIGALLSRSLVFLLQPLSEEETRRLIAQALADDRAFPGRRVEVSDEAAGFLASVSEGDARRTLNALEIAVLTTPPGEDGVIRVGLREAESSVQKKMIVYGDDGHYDTASAFIKSMRGSDADAAVYYLAKMLHAGEDIRFIARRIVIFASEDVGNADPRALSVATAAMQAVDMIGLPEARIILSQAVTYCATAPKSNAALQAIELASADVAKDRVQPIPLALRDAHYKGAETLGHGVGYVNPHDAGGFVAQDYLSVDRRYYEPKAIGYEAKIRERVDYWRSLRRYGKEAAANE is encoded by the coding sequence ATGGAAGAGAATCTGTTCAATCTGGATGAGACGGAAGAGGCGGCGTCCGCCGCGGAGCCGGCTGCGGCCCCGGGCGCGGATATGCCGCTCGCGGCGCGTCTTCGCCCGCGCAAGCTCTCCGAATACATCGGCCAGACCCATCTGCTCGGCGAGGGGCAGCTGCTCCGGCGCGCGATCGATGCGGACCGGTTCAGCTCGATCATCCTCTCCGGCCCTCCCGGAACCGGCAAGACCAGCCTTGCCGAAGTCGTGGCCCGTCTCAGCAATTCGGAGTTCGTCCGGCTTTCGGGAGTCACTTCGAGCGTGGCAGACGTGCGCAAGGCGATCGCCGGGGCGGTGACCCGCCGCCGGATCAGCGGGCGCAAAACCATTCTTTTCGTGGATGAGATCCACCGCTTCAGCCGCTCTCAGCAGGATTCCCTCCTGCCGGACGTCGAGAACGGCAATGTCCGCCTGATCGGGGCGACCACCCACAATCCGCAGTTTTACGTGATCGGGGCGCTGCTTTCGCGTTCGCTGGTCTTTCTGCTCCAGCCGCTCAGCGAGGAGGAGACGCGGCGGCTCATCGCGCAGGCGCTGGCCGACGACCGCGCGTTCCCGGGCCGCCGCGTCGAGGTATCGGACGAAGCCGCCGGATTCCTCGCCTCCGTGTCGGAAGGCGATGCGCGGCGCACGCTGAACGCGCTCGAGATCGCCGTGCTGACCACTCCGCCGGGAGAAGACGGCGTGATCCGGGTCGGGTTGCGCGAGGCGGAGTCGTCGGTCCAGAAGAAGATGATCGTCTACGGCGACGACGGCCATTACGACACCGCGTCGGCCTTCATCAAAAGCATGCGCGGCAGCGACGCCGATGCGGCGGTCTACTATCTGGCCAAGATGCTGCACGCCGGGGAGGATATCCGTTTCATCGCGCGGCGGATCGTGATTTTCGCCTCCGAGGATGTCGGCAATGCCGATCCGCGCGCGCTCTCGGTCGCGACGGCGGCGATGCAGGCGGTCGACATGATCGGGCTGCCGGAGGCGCGGATCATCCTGTCGCAGGCGGTCACCTATTGCGCGACCGCGCCGAAGAGCAACGCCGCGCTGCAGGCGATCGAGCTGGCGTCGGCCGATGTTGCGAAGGACCGGGTCCAGCCGATTCCGCTGGCGCTGCGCGACGCGCATTATAAAGGCGCGGAGACGCTCGGCCACGGCGTCGGTTATGTGAATCCGCACGATGCGGGCGGGTTCGTCGCGCAGGATTATCTGTCGGTGGACCGGCGTTACTACGAGCCGAAGGCGATCGGCTACGAGGCGAAGATCAGAGAGCGGGTCGATTACTGGCGGAGCCTCAGGAGATACGGGAAGGAGGCGGCCGCAAATGAATAA
- a CDS encoding 5-formyltetrahydrofolate cyclo-ligase → MNKKELRERFLALRRAISPERRRDADAAICRNIRRLPCWRDAEHVALYASDGEEPDLGELPGEPGKRFYFPRYNAEEKQYELVGVVDPASELVRAKFGLLEPRPELPAAPAGILAQMLFLTPAVACDRRGVRLGRGGGFYDRLLAGENRAVAAIVYACQLTESLPREPHDRMVGFAVTEEDILTF, encoded by the coding sequence ATGAATAAGAAGGAGCTGCGGGAGCGGTTTCTCGCGCTGCGCCGGGCGATCAGCCCGGAGCGGCGGCGCGATGCCGATGCGGCGATCTGCCGGAACATCCGGCGGCTGCCGTGCTGGCGCGATGCGGAGCATGTCGCGCTCTACGCCTCGGACGGGGAGGAACCGGATCTGGGCGAACTCCCGGGCGAGCCGGGGAAACGGTTTTACTTTCCGCGTTACAACGCAGAGGAGAAACAATATGAGCTTGTCGGGGTCGTCGATCCTGCAAGCGAGCTTGTCAGGGCGAAGTTCGGGCTTCTCGAACCGCGTCCGGAGCTCCCGGCCGCGCCGGCCGGCATTCTGGCGCAGATGCTGTTTCTGACGCCGGCGGTTGCGTGTGACCGCCGCGGCGTCAGGCTCGGGCGGGGCGGCGGGTTTTACGACCGGCTGCTCGCCGGAGAAAACCGGGCAGTCGCGGCGATCGTCTACGCCTGCCAGTTGACGGAGAGTCTGCCTCGGGAGCCGCATGACCGCATGGTCGGCTTTGCGGTGACCGAAGAAGATATTCTGACGTTCTAA
- the rny gene encoding ribonuclease Y has product MNNLLWAAAARVPIGVTEPNVDLVSGGGYVSYWALIAVACIFCFIGIAAGMLLNNWIQKMQKDSANKAADKIRQDAQREAEHILRDARVSAKGETLKMREDCEQEIKERRREQTNNEKRLAQREELLDRRADSMDAKAKNLEKQEKEIETLRERLSNREQELSKSISQQIDELERIAQLGREEARGILLEKLKNEIKNESGIMVRNLLEEAKAKSEREARRILTYAIQRYASDCTYERTTATIPLPSDEMKGRIIGREGRNIRAIEAATGVSILIDDTPEAVVISCFDPVRKEIARQLMERLIGDGRIHPTRVEELAKKIGKELEEELYQVGEAAVLETGIQGVSPQIMKLLGRLKYRYSFSQNVLQHSLETAYFMGMIAAELGLDEQKAKRIGLFHDLGKAIDHEVEGPHAQIGADLLRKHNEAKDVIHAVAAHHGEIEPDSLYDILISACDTLSASRPGARSETTELYLKRLEQLESIAHEFSGVESCFALQAGREIRVVVIPEKVAEGEAQMLAREICDRIEKEMTYPGQIKVTIIRETRSVEYAK; this is encoded by the coding sequence ATGAACAATCTGTTGTGGGCAGCGGCAGCCCGGGTGCCGATCGGGGTGACGGAGCCGAACGTCGATCTGGTGTCCGGAGGCGGCTATGTCTCCTACTGGGCGCTGATCGCCGTGGCCTGCATTTTCTGCTTCATCGGCATCGCCGCCGGGATGCTGCTGAATAACTGGATCCAGAAAATGCAGAAGGATTCCGCGAACAAGGCCGCCGACAAGATCCGGCAGGATGCGCAGCGGGAAGCCGAACACATCCTGCGCGACGCCCGCGTGTCGGCCAAGGGCGAGACCCTGAAGATGCGCGAGGACTGCGAGCAGGAGATCAAGGAACGCCGCCGCGAGCAGACGAACAATGAGAAGCGTCTCGCCCAGCGCGAGGAGCTGCTCGACCGCCGCGCCGATTCGATGGATGCGAAGGCCAAGAATCTCGAAAAGCAGGAAAAGGAGATCGAAACCCTGCGGGAGCGGCTTTCGAACCGCGAACAGGAGCTTTCAAAGAGTATTTCGCAGCAGATCGACGAACTCGAACGCATCGCCCAGCTCGGGCGTGAAGAGGCGCGCGGAATCCTGCTTGAGAAGCTCAAGAACGAAATCAAGAATGAATCCGGCATCATGGTCCGGAATCTGCTCGAGGAAGCGAAGGCGAAAAGCGAGCGCGAGGCGCGCCGCATTCTGACCTACGCGATTCAGCGTTATGCGAGCGACTGCACGTATGAGCGCACCACGGCGACCATCCCGCTGCCGAGCGACGAGATGAAGGGGCGGATCATCGGCCGTGAGGGACGCAACATCCGCGCGATCGAGGCGGCGACCGGCGTCAGCATCCTCATCGACGATACGCCCGAGGCAGTGGTCATCAGCTGCTTCGACCCGGTGCGCAAGGAGATTGCGCGGCAGCTCATGGAGCGGCTCATCGGCGACGGACGCATCCACCCGACCCGTGTCGAGGAGCTGGCCAAGAAGATCGGCAAGGAGCTCGAGGAAGAGCTTTACCAGGTCGGCGAAGCCGCCGTGCTCGAGACCGGCATCCAGGGCGTTTCTCCGCAGATCATGAAGCTGCTCGGCCGCCTGAAATACCGTTACAGCTTTTCGCAGAACGTGCTGCAGCACTCGCTCGAGACCGCTTATTTCATGGGCATGATCGCGGCGGAGCTCGGGCTCGACGAACAGAAGGCGAAGCGGATCGGCCTCTTCCACGACCTCGGCAAGGCGATCGACCACGAGGTAGAGGGGCCGCACGCCCAGATCGGCGCGGATCTGCTGCGCAAGCACAACGAGGCGAAGGACGTCATCCACGCCGTCGCTGCGCACCACGGCGAGATCGAGCCGGACAGCCTCTACGACATCCTGATCAGCGCCTGCGACACGCTGAGCGCATCGCGCCCCGGCGCGCGCAGCGAGACGACCGAGCTCTACCTGAAGCGGCTTGAGCAGCTTGAATCGATCGCGCACGAGTTCTCCGGCGTCGAATCCTGCTTCGCGCTGCAGGCCGGCCGCGAGATCCGCGTGGTGGTCATTCCGGAGAAGGTCGCCGAAGGCGAAGCGCAGATGCTCGCCCGGGAAATCTGCGACCGGATCGAGAAAGAGATGACCTATCCGGGCCAGATCAAGGTCACGATCATTCGCGAAACCCGTTCCGTCGAGTACGCGAAGTAA
- the alr gene encoding alanine racemase: MKQESRVRLEVDLKKLSGNFNEIRRRVAPTAVMAVLKANAYGLGVLPVAETVRAAGAACFGVAEINEAIELAPLGLPVQILGNLLPDEIAPAVEYGIVCPLNDLGMAKEISAEAVRQNRRVRGAVTVDSGMGRLGMQAAAAAREILAMRALPNLELVGIYSHCSSAYQRYDDYTALQLGRFKALLAELAAEGMTFPFVHIAASDALNNFPESTRPPFTLCRCGINMYGYCDPEVRPSMHLVPVVELKTRLAAVRILPTGASIGYGRMHRLRQDTRVGTIAAGYADGLPLALSNRGYVLVNGRLCPVLGRISMDYTTISLENVPEAQPGDEVVCVGTQGDQTITLEEWAQLKGTHAYELLCSIGSRVGRSYLS, from the coding sequence ATGAAGCAGGAAAGTCGGGTCAGGCTTGAAGTCGATTTAAAGAAACTGTCCGGGAATTTCAATGAGATCCGGCGGCGTGTCGCGCCGACCGCCGTCATGGCGGTGCTGAAGGCGAACGCCTACGGGCTCGGCGTGCTTCCCGTGGCGGAGACCGTGAGGGCGGCCGGGGCCGCCTGTTTCGGTGTCGCCGAGATCAACGAGGCGATCGAGCTTGCCCCGCTCGGGCTGCCGGTGCAGATCCTCGGGAACCTGCTGCCGGACGAGATCGCGCCTGCCGTCGAATACGGCATCGTCTGCCCGCTCAACGACCTCGGCATGGCGAAGGAGATCAGCGCCGAGGCGGTCCGGCAGAACCGGCGCGTCCGCGGAGCGGTCACGGTCGACTCCGGCATGGGACGGCTCGGCATGCAGGCCGCCGCCGCGGCGCGGGAGATCCTGGCGATGCGCGCGCTGCCGAACCTTGAGCTTGTCGGCATTTACTCCCACTGTTCGAGCGCGTATCAGCGTTATGACGACTATACGGCGCTGCAGCTCGGCCGCTTCAAGGCGCTGCTGGCGGAACTGGCGGCGGAGGGGATGACCTTTCCGTTCGTCCATATCGCGGCTTCGGATGCGCTCAATAATTTCCCGGAGAGCACGCGCCCGCCGTTCACGCTCTGCCGCTGCGGGATCAACATGTACGGTTATTGCGATCCGGAGGTCCGTCCTTCGATGCATCTCGTGCCGGTGGTCGAACTCAAGACCCGGCTGGCGGCGGTGCGGATTCTCCCGACCGGGGCGTCGATCGGCTATGGCCGGATGCACCGGCTGCGGCAGGATACCCGCGTCGGCACCATCGCGGCCGGTTATGCCGACGGGCTGCCGCTCGCGCTGTCGAACCGCGGTTACGTGCTTGTGAACGGCCGGCTCTGCCCGGTGCTCGGCCGCATTTCGATGGACTATACGACGATTTCGCTCGAGAATGTGCCGGAGGCGCAGCCGGGAGATGAAGTGGTCTGCGTCGGCACACAGGGCGACCAGACGATTACGCTGGAGGAGTGGGCGCAGTTGAAGGGAACCCACGCCTACGAGCTGCTCTGTTCGATCGGCAGCCGGGTCGGAAGGAGTTACCTTTCGTGA
- a CDS encoding aldehyde dehydrogenase family protein encodes MREEGNSGGKTAILTAIEANREFFRGGGRDSVPRRREMLRHMLDFLQTHRDKVFSALSADLHKSEYEAAMTEYLPVCGVLRYLIRKLPSLAKARRGAISPLNFPARGRILPEPYGQVLVFATWNYPLLLALEPACGALAAGNRVVLKLTDKAQRTTQFLRWMIAECFPNGEMIAVHEELEFDEILNGKFDYIFFTGGGAAGKHVYERAAEQLTPVTLELGGKSPCLVCKGADLRLAAKRIAWGKFTNAGQTCIAPDYLLIQQELKEPFLVELRRWIRKFYGDEPVDNPDYPWIINEQQFARLAKLAEHGRLVAGGERNPDRFCIAPTVIDGIGWDDPLMEREIFGPILPVLTFRSDEDLLAMLEGKPKPLALYCFGGSRRFRRTLLDATSSGAVVFDDVVMHFVNPELPFGGVGASGIGAYHGRRTFETFTHYKPVMYQSRLIDWPVRYPPFRGWKLKLMKFITRR; translated from the coding sequence GTGAGGGAAGAAGGGAACAGCGGCGGCAAGACGGCGATCTTGACCGCGATCGAGGCGAATCGCGAATTTTTCAGGGGCGGCGGCCGCGATTCCGTGCCGCGCCGCCGTGAGATGCTGCGGCATATGCTCGATTTTCTGCAGACGCACCGCGACAAGGTTTTTTCGGCGTTGAGCGCCGATTTGCATAAGTCGGAGTACGAAGCCGCGATGACCGAATACCTGCCGGTCTGCGGTGTGCTGCGTTACTTGATCCGCAAACTGCCGTCTCTGGCGAAGGCGCGGCGCGGCGCGATTTCTCCGCTGAATTTTCCGGCTCGCGGCAGGATTCTGCCGGAGCCTTACGGGCAGGTGCTCGTGTTTGCGACCTGGAACTATCCGCTGCTGCTGGCGCTGGAACCGGCCTGCGGCGCCCTTGCCGCCGGCAACCGGGTCGTGCTGAAGCTGACCGACAAGGCGCAGCGCACGACGCAGTTCCTGCGCTGGATGATTGCGGAGTGCTTTCCGAACGGAGAGATGATCGCCGTGCACGAGGAACTCGAATTCGACGAAATTCTGAATGGGAAGTTCGATTATATTTTCTTCACGGGCGGCGGGGCCGCCGGAAAGCATGTCTACGAACGCGCCGCCGAACAGCTGACGCCGGTCACGCTTGAGCTCGGCGGTAAAAGTCCGTGCCTCGTCTGCAAAGGCGCCGACCTGCGGCTCGCCGCGAAGCGGATCGCCTGGGGCAAATTCACGAATGCGGGGCAGACCTGCATCGCTCCGGACTATCTGCTGATCCAGCAGGAGCTCAAAGAGCCGTTTCTGGTCGAGCTGCGGCGATGGATTCGGAAGTTCTACGGCGACGAGCCGGTGGACAATCCGGACTATCCGTGGATCATCAACGAACAGCAGTTCGCCCGGCTCGCGAAGCTGGCCGAACACGGTCGCCTGGTGGCCGGCGGCGAGCGCAACCCGGACCGGTTCTGCATCGCGCCGACCGTGATTGACGGGATCGGCTGGGACGATCCTCTGATGGAGCGTGAAATTTTCGGCCCGATCCTGCCGGTATTGACCTTCCGGTCGGACGAAGATCTGCTTGCGATGCTGGAAGGGAAGCCGAAGCCGCTCGCGCTCTACTGCTTCGGCGGGAGCCGCCGTTTCCGGCGCACGCTGCTCGATGCGACGAGTTCGGGGGCCGTGGTGTTCGACGATGTGGTCATGCACTTCGTGAATCCGGAGCTGCCGTTCGGCGGCGTCGGCGCGAGCGGAATCGGCGCGTATCACGGGCGCCGGACGTTCGAGACGTTCACGCATTACAAGCCCGTGATGTACCAGTCGCGACTGATCGACTGGCCGGTGCGGTATCCGCCGTTCCGGGGCTGGAAGCTGAAACTCATGAAATTCATAACCCGAAGATAA
- a CDS encoding phosphomannomutase/phosphoglucomutase, translating into MSGIFKAYDIRGVYPVDLDAAMAEAIGRAYIEFTGAKKVVVGRDMRPHSEPLFQALAKGMVAQGAEVIDIGMCSTPQSYFANGTLKADGSVMITASHNPGEWNGFKLCRANAVPISGSTGIMDIQKIVENRSWKECGKPGRITTYDIRPEYAAFLRRFAKMDRKLKVVVDYANAMGLYEIGGITDLFDIVPLYDTLDGTFPNHEANPLHLATLDAIRAKVVEAGADFGAAFDGDADRCGFIDDKGEIIPMDLFTALIAQDILSDGPATILYDLRSSRAVPECIRANGGKAIQSRVGHAFIKAQMRENDAVFAGELSGHYYFKENFTAECQGLALIKLANLVCKKGKPVSELVAPLRKYFSSGEINSTVADVKPVLDAIRKKYADGNMYELDGISSEYPNWWFNVRSSNTEPLLRLIVEADSEALMEEKRDELLKLIRG; encoded by the coding sequence ATGTCCGGAATTTTCAAAGCCTACGATATCCGCGGAGTCTATCCGGTCGATCTCGACGCCGCCATGGCCGAGGCGATCGGCCGCGCCTACATTGAGTTCACCGGCGCGAAGAAAGTCGTGGTCGGCCGTGACATGCGTCCGCACTCGGAGCCGCTGTTCCAGGCGCTGGCCAAAGGGATGGTCGCGCAGGGAGCGGAGGTGATCGACATCGGCATGTGCTCGACGCCGCAGAGCTACTTTGCGAACGGCACGCTGAAGGCGGACGGCAGCGTCATGATCACCGCGAGCCACAATCCGGGAGAGTGGAACGGCTTCAAGCTCTGCCGGGCGAACGCCGTGCCGATTTCGGGTTCGACCGGAATCATGGATATCCAGAAGATCGTCGAAAACAGATCCTGGAAGGAGTGCGGCAAACCGGGCCGCATCACAACTTACGACATCAGGCCGGAGTACGCCGCGTTCCTGCGCAGGTTTGCGAAGATGGACCGCAAGCTGAAGGTCGTCGTCGATTACGCGAATGCGATGGGCCTCTACGAGATCGGCGGAATCACGGACCTCTTCGACATCGTGCCGCTCTACGACACGCTCGACGGCACTTTCCCGAACCATGAGGCGAACCCGCTGCATCTGGCCACGCTCGATGCGATCCGGGCGAAAGTGGTCGAAGCCGGCGCCGATTTCGGTGCGGCGTTCGACGGTGATGCGGACCGCTGCGGCTTCATCGACGACAAAGGTGAAATCATCCCGATGGATCTCTTCACGGCGCTGATCGCGCAGGACATTCTTTCGGACGGCCCGGCGACGATCCTCTACGACCTGCGGAGCAGCCGCGCGGTTCCGGAGTGCATCCGCGCGAACGGCGGCAAGGCGATCCAGAGCCGGGTCGGCCATGCGTTCATCAAGGCGCAGATGCGTGAGAACGACGCGGTCTTCGCGGGCGAGCTCTCGGGGCATTACTATTTCAAGGAGAATTTCACGGCCGAGTGCCAGGGGCTGGCGCTGATCAAGCTCGCGAACCTCGTCTGCAAGAAGGGCAAGCCGGTCAGCGAGCTCGTCGCTCCGCTGCGCAAGTATTTCTCGTCGGGCGAAATCAACTCGACGGTCGCGGATGTGAAGCCGGTCCTCGATGCGATCCGCAAAAAATATGCCGACGGCAACATGTATGAGCTCGACGGCATTTCGTCTGAATATCCGAACTGGTGGTTCAATGTCCGCAGCTCGAACACCGAGCCGCTGCTCCGCCTCATCGTCGAGGCGGACAGCGAAGCGTTGATGGAAGAGAAGCGGGATGAACTGTTGAAACTGATCCGCGGCTGA
- a CDS encoding NUDIX hydrolase — protein MKQEYFDIYDEAGNRIGRALRSECHGNPALLHHTSHVVVFHPAGGRILLQKRSRSKDIQPGKWDTAVGGHVDAGEDYLTAALRELREELGVTASAGELRHLFDSKIRNAVESEDVRVYALRSAGPFRFQPEEIDEIRFWTADELAGPENRESFTPNLIAELALLREKGLL, from the coding sequence ATGAAGCAGGAATATTTCGACATCTATGACGAAGCGGGCAACCGGATCGGCCGCGCTCTGCGGAGCGAGTGCCACGGGAATCCGGCGCTTCTGCATCATACGAGTCATGTGGTGGTGTTTCACCCCGCCGGCGGCCGGATTCTGCTGCAGAAGCGTTCGCGGTCGAAGGATATCCAGCCCGGGAAGTGGGATACCGCCGTCGGCGGCCACGTTGACGCGGGCGAGGATTATCTCACCGCCGCATTGCGCGAGCTCCGCGAAGAGCTCGGCGTGACGGCTTCGGCCGGCGAACTCCGGCACCTGTTCGATTCGAAGATCCGCAATGCGGTCGAATCCGAAGATGTCCGGGTATACGCCCTGCGGTCCGCCGGGCCGTTCCGTTTCCAGCCGGAAGAGATCGACGAGATTCGCTTCTGGACGGCGGACGAACTGGCCGGGCCGGAAAACCGGGAGAGCTTCACCCCGAACCTGATCGCGGAGCTCGCGCTCCTGCGGGAAAAGGGGCTGTTGTGA
- a CDS encoding ABC transporter permease subunit, whose amino-acid sequence MSQAPAQHSFFAAARRRFFADFQGRLGVVGILILLVPAVAAPLLANGRPLLVFGKEGLRLPFLPFLFAPDSTEFLVEQFFNYVLLLLPLWLLIALIVRRQFPRRILCGAAALLLLLPFAAARPKLDKTDYRLAAAESGERAVFAPIPYGPFEIIARPYQKPSREHWLGTDEVGRDVASRMIYGARASLAVGLFATAIALVIGTLVGLMAGYYRGWFDLAVMRLVEILLCFPTFLLLLILMSILKDRKFEQSILVVIAVIGLTGWIGLTFLVRGEVLKQRALPYIQSCEVVGISAWRTMTVHLLPNITGPILISFTFGVAGAILAESGLSFLGFGVQPPTASWGGLLRQAFDNPLEYWHLTLFPGIALFIAVLAFNFTGEGLRKALFPR is encoded by the coding sequence GTGAGTCAGGCGCCGGCTCAGCACTCGTTTTTCGCTGCGGCCAGGCGCCGTTTTTTTGCCGATTTCCAGGGTAGGCTCGGGGTGGTCGGCATTCTGATTTTACTGGTGCCTGCCGTCGCGGCGCCGTTGCTGGCCAATGGCCGGCCGCTGCTGGTTTTCGGAAAAGAAGGGCTCCGGCTTCCGTTCCTGCCTTTTCTGTTTGCTCCGGATTCGACCGAATTTCTGGTGGAACAGTTTTTCAACTATGTCCTGCTGCTGCTGCCGCTCTGGCTGCTGATCGCCCTGATCGTTCGCCGGCAGTTCCCGCGGCGGATTCTGTGCGGAGCGGCCGCGCTGCTTCTGCTGCTGCCGTTCGCGGCGGCGCGCCCGAAGCTCGATAAGACCGACTATCGCCTGGCGGCGGCGGAGTCCGGCGAACGGGCCGTTTTCGCGCCGATTCCGTATGGACCGTTCGAAATTATCGCCAGGCCCTATCAGAAGCCCTCCCGGGAGCACTGGCTCGGCACCGACGAAGTCGGCCGCGATGTGGCCAGCCGCATGATTTACGGCGCGCGCGCTTCGCTGGCGGTCGGACTCTTCGCTACGGCGATCGCGCTGGTCATCGGCACCCTGGTCGGGTTGATGGCCGGCTATTATCGCGGCTGGTTCGACCTGGCGGTCATGCGCCTCGTGGAAATCCTGCTCTGTTTCCCGACCTTCCTGCTTCTGCTGATTCTGATGTCGATCCTGAAAGACCGCAAGTTCGAGCAGTCGATCCTCGTCGTCATTGCTGTGATCGGGCTCACCGGCTGGATCGGGCTGACGTTCCTTGTCCGCGGCGAAGTGCTCAAGCAGCGGGCGCTGCCGTACATCCAGAGCTGCGAGGTGGTCGGCATCTCCGCCTGGCGGACGATGACGGTCCATCTGCTGCCGAACATCACCGGGCCCATCCTCATCAGCTTCACCTTTGGCGTGGCGGGTGCGATTCTGGCCGAAAGCGGCCTCAGCTTCCTCGGTTTCGGCGTCCAGCCGCCGACGGCGAGCTGGGGCGGGCTGCTGCGCCAGGCGTTCGACAATCCGCTCGAATACTGGCATCTGACGCTGTTTCCCGGCATCGCCCTCTTCATCGCCGTTCTCGCCTTCAACTTCACCGGCGAGGGGCTCCGGAAAGCGTTGTTTCCGCGGTAA
- a CDS encoding dihydrolipoamide acetyltransferase family protein — translation MATKIPVPKLGQSEETVTIASWRVKEGDKIKKGDVLFEVETDKAVLEVESQFEGTILKIVTPVGVEVPVMTTTAAIVGEPGEQIPADMLAAAPAAAPAASAPAPVPAPAPQAAPAPAAQKAAAPAPAPAAPAPVVVAAAPVPAPKTVPAPAKKPVSPRAKKFAAGYLINLAKVPAAGTRVTEQDVKNYLESTGYFKRKITPVALNLAAEAKLEMAELEGSGDGGRITIADVKAAIAERPKPFNTMRKVIAQRLTQSKQTIPHFYVTVAIDMSDLMKKRKKLKEEGINLSVNVFIIKAVALALKEFPNVNSFCDGNSVSQKSKVNIGMAVSVDNGLVVPVIANADRKGLDEIQAESGELAEKARSGKLTPDEMKGGTFTISNMGMMNVESFQAIVNPGESAILAVASCIPTPVVRDGEIVIRDIMKVTVSADHRVVDGAMAASFANCIREKLENAALWDSLI, via the coding sequence ATGGCGACCAAGATACCCGTTCCGAAACTCGGACAGTCCGAAGAGACCGTGACCATCGCCTCGTGGCGGGTCAAGGAAGGCGACAAGATCAAGAAGGGCGACGTCCTTTTTGAAGTCGAAACCGACAAGGCCGTACTCGAAGTCGAATCGCAGTTCGAAGGCACGATCCTGAAGATCGTAACTCCGGTCGGCGTCGAAGTCCCGGTCATGACCACGACCGCGGCGATCGTCGGCGAACCCGGCGAGCAGATTCCGGCCGACATGCTGGCGGCGGCTCCCGCCGCTGCCCCGGCGGCCTCTGCCCCGGCTCCGGTTCCCGCCCCGGCTCCGCAGGCAGCGCCCGCGCCTGCCGCACAGAAGGCGGCGGCTCCCGCACCCGCTCCGGCTGCACCTGCACCCGTCGTCGTCGCCGCTGCCCCGGTGCCGGCCCCGAAAACCGTGCCGGCCCCGGCGAAGAAGCCGGTTTCGCCGCGGGCGAAGAAGTTCGCGGCAGGCTACCTGATCAATCTCGCGAAGGTTCCGGCCGCCGGAACGCGCGTGACAGAGCAGGATGTGAAAAACTATCTCGAATCGACCGGATACTTCAAGCGCAAAATCACCCCGGTCGCGCTGAACCTCGCGGCTGAGGCGAAGCTCGAAATGGCCGAACTCGAAGGCTCCGGCGACGGCGGCCGCATCACGATCGCGGATGTGAAGGCCGCGATCGCGGAGCGTCCGAAGCCGTTCAACACCATGCGCAAGGTCATCGCGCAGCGGCTGACCCAGTCGAAGCAGACGATTCCGCACTTCTACGTGACCGTCGCAATCGACATGAGCGACCTCATGAAAAAGCGCAAAAAGCTGAAGGAAGAGGGGATCAACCTCTCCGTCAACGTCTTCATCATCAAGGCGGTCGCCCTGGCGCTCAAGGAGTTCCCGAACGTGAACTCGTTCTGCGACGGCAACTCGGTTTCGCAGAAATCGAAGGTCAACATCGGCATGGCGGTTTCGGTCGACAACGGTCTCGTCGTCCCGGTCATCGCGAACGCGGACCGCAAGGGGCTCGACGAAATCCAGGCCGAGTCCGGCGAACTCGCCGAAAAGGCGCGTTCCGGCAAACTCACTCCGGATGAGATGAAGGGCGGCACCTTCACGATCTCGAATATGGGCATGATGAACGTCGAAAGCTTCCAGGCGATCGTGAATCCGGGCGAAAGCGCGATTCTCGCCGTGGCCAGCTGCATCCCGACCCCGGTCGTGCGCGACGGGGAAATCGTGATCCGCGACATCATGAAAGTCACCGTGTCCGCCGACCATCGCGTTGTAGACGGCGCCATGGCGGCTTCCTTCGCGAACTGCATCCGCGAAAAACTCGAGAATGCCGCACTCTGGGATTCGCTGATCTGA